A genomic window from Synechococcus sp. HK05 includes:
- a CDS encoding adenylate kinase: MKQRLLFLGPPGAGKGTQAQRLAESQGLLHLSTGDLLRAEVAAGSELGKEAEAVMARGELVSDALVLAIVRSRLQAHSGGWLLDGFPRNVAQADALAALLAELGQQIELVVLMELDDSVLVQRLLSRGRADDNEAVIRHRLEVYRQQTEPLIAYYRERGLIAPVEAAGTVEEIGARIAQVLA, translated from the coding sequence ATGAAGCAACGCCTTCTCTTCCTCGGTCCTCCCGGTGCCGGCAAGGGCACGCAGGCCCAGCGCCTGGCGGAAAGCCAGGGTCTGTTGCACCTGTCCACCGGTGATCTGCTGCGGGCTGAAGTGGCCGCCGGCAGTGAGCTGGGCAAGGAAGCCGAGGCGGTGATGGCCCGCGGCGAGCTGGTGAGCGATGCGCTGGTGCTGGCCATCGTGCGCAGCCGTCTGCAGGCCCACAGCGGCGGCTGGTTGCTCGATGGCTTCCCCCGCAACGTGGCCCAGGCCGATGCCCTCGCGGCGCTGCTCGCGGAACTCGGCCAGCAGATTGAGCTGGTGGTGCTGATGGAGCTCGACGATTCGGTGCTGGTGCAGCGCCTGCTCTCCCGCGGCCGCGCCGACGACAACGAAGCGGTGATCCGCCACCGCCTCGAGGTGTACCGCCAGCAGACCGAGCCCCTGATCGCTTACTACCGCGAGCGTGGCCTGATTGCTCCGGTGGAAGCCGCCGGTACGGTGGAGGAGATCGGAGCGCGGATCGCTCAGGTGCTGGCTTGA
- the rplN gene encoding 50S ribosomal protein L14 has protein sequence MIQQETFLNVADNSGAKRIQCIRVLGTNRRYAHVGDVIVAAVKDAMPNMGVKKSDVVKAVVVRTKATLRRVNGNSIRFDDNAAVILGTDNNPKGTRVFGPVARELRDRNFTKIVSLAPEVI, from the coding sequence ATGATTCAACAGGAAACATTCCTCAACGTCGCTGATAACAGCGGCGCCAAGCGCATCCAGTGCATCCGTGTGCTGGGCACCAACCGTCGCTACGCCCACGTGGGCGATGTGATCGTGGCCGCCGTCAAAGACGCCATGCCCAACATGGGCGTGAAGAAGTCGGATGTGGTGAAGGCCGTGGTGGTCCGCACCAAGGCCACCCTGCGTCGCGTCAACGGCAACTCGATCCGCTTTGACGACAACGCTGCCGTGATCCTCGGCACTGACAACAACCCCAAGGGCACCCGCGTCTTCGGTCCTGTGGCACGCGAACTGCGCGACCGCAACTTCACCAAGATCGTGTCCCTCGCTCCGGAGGTGATCTGA
- the rpmJ gene encoding 50S ribosomal protein L36: MKVRASVKKMCDKCRVIRRHGRVMVICANPKHKQRQG, translated from the coding sequence ATGAAGGTGCGTGCCTCGGTCAAGAAAATGTGCGACAAGTGCCGGGTGATTCGTCGCCACGGCCGGGTGATGGTGATTTGCGCCAACCCCAAGCACAAGCAGCGCCAGGGTTGA
- the rplB gene encoding 50S ribosomal protein L2, producing the protein MGIRKYRPITPGTRTRVASDFAEVTGRGRERGLVVAKHQRKGRNNRGVITCRHRGGGHKRLYRVVDFRRDKHGVVAKVAAIHYDPHRNARLALLFYADGEKRYILAPAGVAVGSTVVSGPEAPIENGNALPLSAIPLGSSVHCVELYAGRGGQMVRTAGASAQVMAKEGDYVALKLPSTEVRLVRRECYATLGEVGNSEVRNTSLGKAGRRRWLGRRPQVRGSVMNPCDHPHGGGEGRAPIGRSGPVTPWGKPALGLKTRKRNKPSNRFVLRKRRRTSKRSRGGRDS; encoded by the coding sequence ATGGGAATCCGTAAGTACCGCCCCATCACCCCCGGCACCCGCACCCGTGTCGCCAGCGACTTCGCTGAAGTCACCGGCCGCGGGCGCGAGCGGGGCCTGGTGGTGGCCAAGCACCAGCGCAAGGGCCGCAACAACCGCGGCGTGATCACCTGCCGCCACCGTGGCGGTGGCCACAAGCGCCTTTATCGCGTCGTTGATTTCCGTCGCGACAAGCACGGCGTGGTCGCCAAGGTGGCCGCGATCCACTACGACCCGCACCGCAACGCCCGCCTGGCGCTGCTCTTCTACGCCGATGGCGAGAAGCGCTACATCCTGGCTCCGGCCGGTGTAGCGGTGGGCTCCACCGTGGTGTCGGGCCCTGAGGCTCCGATCGAGAACGGCAACGCGCTGCCTCTCTCCGCCATCCCCCTCGGCTCCAGCGTTCACTGCGTTGAGCTGTACGCCGGTCGCGGCGGCCAGATGGTGCGCACCGCCGGTGCCAGTGCCCAGGTGATGGCCAAGGAAGGCGATTACGTCGCCCTCAAGCTGCCCTCCACCGAGGTGCGCCTGGTGCGCCGTGAGTGCTACGCCACCCTCGGCGAAGTGGGTAACTCCGAAGTGCGCAACACCAGCCTGGGTAAGGCCGGTCGTCGTCGCTGGCTCGGTCGTCGCCCTCAGGTGCGAGGCAGCGTGATGAACCCCTGCGATCACCCCCACGGTGGTGGCGAGGGCCGCGCTCCGATCGGCCGCTCCGGCCCTGTCACCCCCTGGGGCAAACCGGCCCTGGGTCTCAAGACCCGCAAGCGGAACAAACCCAGCAATCGGTTTGTGCTCCGGAAACGTCGTCGCACCTCCAAGCGGAGCCGCGGCGGACGCGATTCGTGA
- the rplX gene encoding 50S ribosomal protein L24 produces MATATPKAKAQVRTKMRIKKGDTVQVISGKDKGKTGEVLRTLPYENRVVVQGVNLRTRHVKPTQEGETGRIVTEEASLHASNVMLYSTDKKVASRVEIVVEKDGTKKRRLKKTGEILD; encoded by the coding sequence ATGGCGACTGCCACCCCTAAAGCCAAGGCTCAGGTGCGCACCAAGATGCGCATCAAAAAGGGCGACACCGTGCAGGTGATCAGCGGTAAGGACAAGGGCAAGACCGGTGAGGTCCTGCGCACCCTTCCCTACGAGAACCGCGTGGTGGTGCAGGGTGTGAACCTGCGCACCCGCCACGTCAAGCCCACCCAGGAGGGCGAGACCGGCCGCATCGTCACCGAGGAAGCGTCCCTGCACGCGTCCAACGTGATGCTCTATTCCACCGACAAAAAGGTGGCCAGCCGCGTGGAAATCGTGGTGGAGAAAGACGGCACCAAGAAGCGCCGCCTCAAGAAAACCGGCGAGATCCTCGACTGA
- the rpmC gene encoding 50S ribosomal protein L29 produces the protein MARPDIAEVRKLSDGDITTQIDDTRRELFTLRFEQATRRLEQPHRFKAARIKLAQLLTVQTERQRSAAS, from the coding sequence ATGGCCCGTCCCGACATCGCCGAGGTGCGCAAGCTTTCCGACGGCGACATCACCACCCAGATCGACGACACCCGTCGCGAGCTGTTCACCCTTCGCTTTGAGCAGGCCACCCGCCGTCTCGAGCAACCGCACCGCTTCAAGGCCGCCCGCATCAAGCTGGCCCAGCTGCTGACGGTGCAAACGGAGCGCCAGCGCTCCGCCGCTTCCTGA
- a CDS encoding 50S ribosomal protein L23, with amino-acid sequence MTERFKGRLADVIRRPLITEKATRAIEQNQYTFEVDHRAAKPDIKAAVEQLFDVKVVGVSTMNPPRRTRRVGRFAGKRAQVKKAVVRLADGNAIQLFPEA; translated from the coding sequence ATGACTGAACGCTTTAAAGGTCGTCTGGCGGATGTGATCCGCCGGCCGCTGATCACCGAGAAGGCCACCCGGGCCATCGAGCAGAACCAGTACACCTTCGAGGTGGACCATCGGGCGGCCAAGCCCGACATCAAGGCCGCCGTCGAGCAGCTGTTCGACGTCAAGGTCGTCGGCGTCAGCACCATGAATCCCCCGCGCCGCACCCGTCGCGTGGGCCGTTTCGCCGGCAAGCGTGCCCAGGTGAAGAAGGCCGTGGTGCGCCTGGCCGATGGCAACGCCATCCAGCTCTTCCCTGAAGCCTGA
- the secY gene encoding preprotein translocase subunit SecY, producing the protein MLVSRGRNPSAGEIITQLIQAKDLRNRVLITLGLLLLVRLGIYIPVPGIDRAAFQDFIARGGQLIGFLDIFTGGGISTLGVFGLGILPFINASIILQLLTSALPQLEDLQKNEGEAGRRKIAQYTRYVALGWGILQSVVFALILRPYATAGTSELVFVLQTAVALVTGSMVVMWISEVITERGIGQGASLVIYLNIVATLPRALGSTIELAQSGDRSTVGGIVVLVAVFLITIVGIVCVEEGSRRIPIVSAKRQVGGASLSARQSYLPLKLNAGGVMPIIFASAVVFLPLTIANITKQPWLINIAAALSPNSGTPWLYALLFFALIIGFSFFYATLTINPVDVATNLKRSGVAIPGVRPGSATAGYLSGVQNRLTLLGALFLGAVAIIPSAVESATQVKTFQGLGATSLLILVGVAIQTAKQLQTAVISQRYEGMVRQ; encoded by the coding sequence ATGCTCGTCAGCCGGGGTCGCAACCCCAGTGCCGGTGAAATCATCACCCAGCTGATTCAGGCCAAGGATCTGCGCAACCGCGTGCTGATCACCCTTGGCTTGCTCCTGTTGGTGCGTCTGGGGATTTACATCCCCGTTCCCGGCATCGATCGGGCCGCCTTTCAGGACTTCATCGCCCGTGGCGGTCAGCTGATCGGCTTCCTTGACATCTTCACCGGGGGTGGCATCTCCACCCTCGGGGTGTTCGGTCTGGGAATTCTTCCGTTCATCAACGCCTCGATCATCCTGCAGCTGCTCACGTCTGCGCTGCCGCAGCTGGAGGATCTGCAGAAGAACGAGGGTGAGGCGGGGCGCCGCAAGATCGCCCAGTACACCCGCTATGTGGCCTTGGGCTGGGGCATCCTCCAAAGCGTGGTGTTCGCCCTGATCCTGCGCCCCTATGCCACCGCCGGCACCTCTGAGCTGGTGTTTGTGCTGCAGACCGCCGTCGCCCTGGTGACGGGTTCGATGGTGGTGATGTGGATCAGTGAGGTGATCACCGAGCGCGGTATTGGCCAGGGCGCCTCGCTGGTGATCTACCTCAACATCGTGGCCACCTTGCCGCGGGCGCTGGGCTCCACGATTGAGCTCGCCCAGAGCGGCGATCGCAGCACCGTGGGCGGCATCGTGGTGCTTGTGGCCGTGTTCCTGATCACGATCGTGGGCATCGTGTGCGTGGAGGAGGGCAGCCGCCGCATCCCGATCGTGAGCGCCAAGCGTCAGGTAGGCGGTGCCAGTCTGTCTGCTCGCCAGAGCTATCTGCCCCTGAAGCTCAATGCCGGCGGCGTGATGCCAATCATTTTCGCCTCGGCTGTGGTGTTCCTGCCGCTCACCATTGCCAACATCACCAAGCAGCCCTGGCTGATCAACATCGCCGCGGCCCTCAGCCCCAACAGCGGTACACCCTGGCTGTATGCGCTGCTGTTTTTTGCGCTGATCATCGGCTTCTCGTTCTTTTACGCCACCCTCACGATCAACCCCGTGGATGTGGCCACCAACCTGAAGCGCTCCGGTGTGGCCATCCCAGGCGTGCGTCCTGGCTCGGCCACCGCTGGATACCTCAGCGGTGTGCAAAATCGGCTCACCCTGCTGGGTGCTTTGTTCCTCGGTGCAGTGGCGATCATCCCCTCGGCGGTGGAATCGGCCACCCAGGTGAAAACCTTCCAGGGCCTCGGTGCCACCAGCCTGCTGATCCTGGTAGGCGTGGCGATCCAAACCGCCAAACAGCTTCAAACCGCTGTGATCTCCCAGCGCTACGAGGGCATGGTGCGCCAGTGA
- the rplR gene encoding 50S ribosomal protein L18 codes for MSTLSRKQQTQKRHRRLRRNLSGTAARPRLAVFRSNNHIYAQLIDDDAQSTLCSASTVDKELRSNVSAAATCDASVAVGQLVAKRALAKGIQQVVFDRGGNLYHGRVKALADAAREAGLQF; via the coding sequence ATGTCCACACTGTCCCGCAAGCAGCAGACGCAGAAACGCCACCGGCGTCTGCGTCGCAATCTCTCCGGCACCGCCGCGCGTCCGCGCCTGGCCGTGTTCCGCTCCAACAACCACATCTACGCGCAGCTCATCGACGACGATGCGCAGAGCACCCTCTGCTCTGCCTCCACCGTCGATAAGGAGCTGCGCTCCAACGTCTCGGCTGCTGCCACCTGCGATGCTTCCGTCGCCGTTGGTCAACTGGTGGCCAAGCGTGCCCTGGCTAAGGGCATCCAACAGGTGGTCTTCGATCGAGGCGGCAACCTGTACCACGGCCGTGTCAAGGCCTTGGCTGACGCCGCCCGGGAAGCGGGCCTTCAGTTCTGA
- the rplD gene encoding 50S ribosomal protein L4 — translation MANCVVRDWQGKEAGKASLELKVAKETSAKDLVHRAVVRQLAHARQGTASTLTRAEVAGGGRKPYKQKGTGRARQGSIRTPLRPGGGVVFGPKPRTYNLAMNRKERRLALRTALMSRAADITVVKGFAAGLDTPKTKEITAALSRFGIADGAKVLLVLDAPSEVVRRSVRNLEKVKLIAADQLNVFDLLHANALVVSEEALAKIQEVYGDD, via the coding sequence CTGTGTTGTTCGCGATTGGCAGGGCAAGGAGGCCGGCAAGGCCAGCCTTGAGCTGAAGGTCGCCAAGGAAACGTCCGCCAAGGATCTGGTACACCGCGCTGTGGTGCGTCAGCTGGCCCACGCCCGTCAGGGCACGGCCAGCACCCTCACCCGCGCTGAGGTGGCCGGCGGTGGTCGCAAGCCCTACAAGCAGAAGGGCACCGGTCGCGCCCGTCAGGGTTCGATCCGCACCCCCCTGCGTCCCGGTGGTGGCGTGGTGTTCGGGCCCAAGCCCCGCACCTACAACCTGGCGATGAATCGTAAGGAGCGTCGCCTCGCCCTGCGCACCGCCCTGATGAGCCGCGCTGCGGACATCACCGTGGTGAAGGGTTTCGCCGCTGGTCTGGACACCCCCAAGACCAAGGAGATCACCGCAGCCCTGAGCCGCTTCGGCATCGCCGATGGCGCCAAGGTGCTGCTGGTGCTGGATGCCCCCAGCGAGGTGGTGCGCCGCTCGGTGCGCAACCTTGAAAAGGTGAAGCTGATCGCCGCTGATCAGCTCAACGTGTTCGATCTGCTCCACGCCAACGCCCTGGTGGTGAGCGAGGAAGCGCTCGCGAAGATTCAGGAGGTCTACGGCGATGACTGA
- the rplO gene encoding 50S ribosomal protein L15 — MTSLNLQSLAPQKGARRRKLRKGRGIAAGQGASCGFGMRGQKSRSGRPTRPGFEGGQMPLYRRVPKLKHFTVINPKNFTVINVGKLAELKAGSTVNIDSLVKDGIVTSPKHPLKVLGTGDLKVKLTVQAAAFTASAREKIEAAGGSCEVI, encoded by the coding sequence ATGACGTCGCTCAATCTCCAATCCCTCGCCCCCCAAAAGGGCGCCCGTCGCCGCAAGCTCCGTAAGGGTCGTGGCATCGCCGCCGGCCAAGGTGCCAGCTGCGGTTTCGGGATGCGCGGTCAGAAGTCCCGCTCGGGTCGTCCCACCCGTCCGGGCTTCGAAGGTGGTCAGATGCCTCTGTACCGCCGGGTGCCGAAGCTCAAGCACTTCACCGTGATCAACCCCAAGAACTTCACGGTGATCAACGTGGGCAAGCTGGCTGAGCTCAAGGCCGGCAGCACCGTCAACATCGACAGCCTCGTGAAAGACGGCATCGTCACCAGCCCCAAGCACCCCCTGAAGGTGCTCGGCACCGGCGACCTCAAGGTGAAGCTCACCGTTCAGGCTGCTGCCTTCACCGCCAGCGCCCGCGAGAAGATCGAGGCTGCAGGTGGCTCCTGCGAAGTGATCTGA
- the rpsC gene encoding 30S ribosomal protein S3 has protein sequence MGHKIHPTGLRLGITQEHRSRWYAPSKTYPTLLQEDDRIRKFIHKKYGAAGISDVVIARKADQLEVELKTARPGVLVGRQGSGIEELRSGIQKTIGDSARQVRINVVEVERVDADAYLLAEYIAQQLEKRVAFRRVMRMAIQRAQRAGVLGLKIQVSGRLNGAEIARTEWTREGRVPLHTLRADIDYATKVATTTYGVLGIKVWVFKGEVLPGNKDKVPVGAAPKRRASRRPQQFEDRSNEE, from the coding sequence ATGGGACACAAGATCCATCCAACCGGACTGCGCCTGGGGATCACCCAGGAGCACCGGTCCCGCTGGTATGCCCCCAGCAAGACCTATCCGACCCTTCTTCAAGAAGACGATCGGATCCGCAAGTTCATCCACAAGAAGTACGGCGCCGCTGGCATCAGCGACGTGGTGATCGCCCGCAAGGCTGATCAGCTCGAAGTGGAACTCAAAACCGCCCGCCCCGGCGTGCTCGTTGGCCGTCAGGGCAGCGGCATCGAGGAGCTGCGCAGCGGCATCCAGAAAACCATTGGTGATTCCGCCCGTCAGGTGCGGATCAACGTGGTGGAAGTGGAGCGCGTCGACGCCGACGCCTACCTGCTGGCTGAGTACATCGCCCAGCAACTGGAGAAGCGCGTGGCCTTCCGCCGCGTGATGCGCATGGCCATCCAGCGCGCCCAGCGCGCTGGCGTGCTCGGCCTCAAGATCCAGGTGAGCGGCCGCCTCAACGGCGCCGAGATCGCTCGGACCGAGTGGACCCGCGAAGGCCGCGTGCCCCTGCACACCCTCCGCGCCGACATCGATTACGCCACCAAGGTGGCCACCACCACCTACGGGGTGCTGGGAATCAAGGTGTGGGTGTTCAAGGGCGAAGTGCTGCCCGGCAACAAGGACAAGGTGCCCGTGGGTGCAGCGCCGAAGCGCCGCGCCAGCCGCCGGCCCCAACAGTTCGAAGACCGTTCGAACGAAGAGTGA
- the rplF gene encoding 50S ribosomal protein L6, with protein sequence MSRIGKAPIPVPGGVTVTLSGLDVKVKGPKGELSRTLPDGVTIAQDGSTLVVAPASDNRRSRERHGLCRTLVANMVEGVSKGYTRKLEIVGVGYRAAVQGKKLVVSAGYSHQVEMVPPDGVTFAVDGNTTVLVSGADKELVGNEAAKVRAIRPPEPYKGKGIKYEGERILRKAGKTGKK encoded by the coding sequence ATGTCTCGTATTGGTAAAGCGCCGATTCCCGTTCCGGGCGGCGTCACCGTCACCCTCAGCGGTCTCGACGTCAAAGTCAAAGGCCCCAAAGGTGAACTGAGCCGCACCCTCCCCGACGGTGTGACCATTGCCCAGGACGGCAGCACCCTCGTGGTGGCTCCCGCCAGCGACAACCGTCGCTCCCGTGAGCGCCATGGCCTCTGCCGCACCCTCGTCGCCAACATGGTGGAAGGGGTGAGCAAGGGCTACACCCGCAAGCTCGAGATCGTTGGTGTGGGCTACCGCGCCGCCGTTCAAGGCAAGAAGCTGGTGGTGAGCGCTGGCTATAGCCACCAGGTGGAGATGGTGCCTCCCGACGGCGTGACCTTCGCCGTGGATGGCAACACCACCGTGCTCGTCTCCGGTGCCGACAAGGAACTGGTGGGCAACGAAGCAGCCAAGGTTCGCGCCATTCGTCCGCCTGAGCCCTACAAGGGCAAGGGCATCAAGTACGAGGGTGAACGCATCCTGCGTAAGGCCGGTAAGACCGGTAAGAAATGA
- the rpsS gene encoding 30S ribosomal protein S19 yields MGRSLKKGPFIADSLLRKVEKQNAAGDKSVIKTWSRASTILPMMIGHTIAVHNGKAHVPVYVTEQMVGHKLGEFAPTRNFRGHIKDKKGGR; encoded by the coding sequence ATGGGACGCTCTCTCAAAAAAGGTCCGTTTATTGCCGACAGCCTTCTGCGGAAGGTTGAAAAGCAGAACGCGGCCGGTGACAAGTCCGTGATCAAGACCTGGTCGCGCGCTTCCACCATCCTGCCGATGATGATCGGCCACACGATTGCCGTTCACAACGGCAAGGCTCACGTGCCCGTCTACGTGACGGAGCAGATGGTGGGCCACAAGCTCGGGGAATTTGCGCCGACGCGCAACTTCCGCGGCCACATCAAGGACAAGAAAGGAGGCCGCTGA
- the rpsH gene encoding 30S ribosomal protein S8: MANHDPISDMLTRIRNASEKRHQSTKVPASRMARSIAKVLQQEGFIAEISEEGEGVEKHLVLELKYSGKHRQPLIRTVQRVSKPGLRIYKNTRQLPKVLGGLGVAIISTSKGVMSDRDARKQGVGGEVLAYVY; this comes from the coding sequence ATGGCTAATCACGACCCGATTTCCGACATGCTCACCCGCATCCGCAATGCGAGTGAGAAACGTCACCAATCCACCAAGGTGCCTGCATCGCGCATGGCACGCAGCATCGCCAAGGTGCTGCAGCAGGAGGGTTTCATCGCCGAGATCTCTGAAGAGGGTGAAGGCGTTGAGAAGCACCTCGTGCTCGAACTCAAGTACAGCGGCAAGCACCGTCAGCCGCTGATCCGCACCGTGCAGCGCGTCAGCAAGCCCGGTCTGCGCATCTACAAGAACACCCGCCAGCTCCCCAAGGTGCTGGGCGGTCTCGGCGTGGCCATCATCTCCACCTCCAAAGGTGTGATGAGCGACCGCGATGCCCGCAAGCAGGGTGTCGGCGGCGAAGTGCTCGCTTACGTCTACTGA
- the rpsE gene encoding 30S ribosomal protein S5 produces MTETNDQIQSNDIPGAADVPAAAEGQQERRGGRGEGRGDRRGRGRDNRRGQERDSEWQERVVQIRRVSKTVKGGKKMSFRAIVVVGNEKGQVGVGVGKAGDVIGAVRKGVADGKKHLVKVPLTRHSSIPTLGNGRDGAASVLIRPAAPGTGVIAGGSIRTVLELAGIKNVLAKRLGSKTPLNNARAAMDALAGLRTHKETAKERGISLEQIYS; encoded by the coding sequence ATGACCGAAACCAACGACCAGATCCAGTCCAACGACATCCCGGGCGCGGCTGATGTTCCTGCAGCGGCCGAAGGCCAGCAGGAGCGCCGTGGTGGCCGGGGCGAGGGCCGGGGTGACCGCCGCGGCCGTGGCCGTGACAACCGCCGTGGCCAGGAGCGTGACTCCGAGTGGCAAGAGCGCGTGGTGCAAATCCGCCGCGTCTCCAAGACCGTGAAAGGCGGTAAGAAGATGAGCTTCCGGGCCATCGTTGTTGTCGGCAACGAGAAGGGCCAGGTGGGCGTGGGCGTCGGCAAGGCCGGCGATGTGATCGGCGCTGTCCGTAAGGGCGTGGCCGATGGCAAGAAGCACCTGGTGAAGGTGCCCCTCACCCGTCATTCCTCGATCCCCACCCTTGGCAATGGTCGCGACGGCGCCGCCAGCGTGCTGATTCGCCCCGCTGCCCCGGGTACCGGTGTGATCGCGGGCGGTTCGATCCGCACGGTGCTGGAGCTCGCCGGCATCAAGAATGTGCTGGCCAAGCGCCTCGGCTCGAAGACCCCCCTCAACAACGCCCGCGCCGCCATGGATGCCCTGGCCGGCCTGCGCACCCACAAGGAGACCGCCAAGGAGCGTGGCATCTCCCTCGAGCAGATCTACTCCTGA
- the rplV gene encoding 50S ribosomal protein L22, translated as MANTSSTTAQAHGRFIRGSASKVRRVLDQIRGRSYRDALIMLEFMPYRSTGPITKVLRSAVANAEHNLGLDPSSLVIASATADMGPVMKRYRPRAQGRAYAIQKKTCHISIAVAPAA; from the coding sequence ATGGCAAACACCTCATCCACCACTGCCCAGGCCCACGGCCGTTTCATTCGGGGCTCTGCCTCGAAGGTGCGCCGGGTGCTCGATCAGATCCGTGGTCGCAGCTATCGCGACGCGCTGATCATGCTCGAGTTCATGCCCTACCGCTCCACCGGCCCGATCACCAAGGTGCTGCGCAGTGCGGTGGCCAATGCCGAGCACAACCTGGGTCTCGATCCTTCTTCACTCGTGATCGCTTCCGCCACGGCGGACATGGGTCCGGTGATGAAGCGCTATCGCCCCCGCGCCCAGGGTCGCGCCTACGCGATCCAGAAAAAGACCTGCCACATCAGCATTGCTGTGGCTCCTGCCGCCTGA
- the rplE gene encoding 50S ribosomal protein L5, whose amino-acid sequence MSLKQNYREKIQPKLLKDLNLSNIHEVPKLVKVTVNRGLGEAAQNAKALEASIEELATITGQKVNVTRAKKAIAGFKIRQGMPIGVAVTLRGDRMYAFLERLIHLALPRIRDFRGVSDKSFDGRGNYTLGVKEQIIFPEISFDKIDAIRGMDITIVTTARNDEEGRALLREMGMPFRSN is encoded by the coding sequence ATGTCCCTTAAACAGAACTATCGGGAGAAGATCCAGCCCAAGCTGCTCAAGGATCTCAACCTCTCGAACATTCACGAAGTCCCCAAGCTGGTCAAAGTGACCGTCAACCGGGGCCTCGGTGAAGCCGCCCAGAATGCCAAGGCCCTCGAGGCCTCCATCGAGGAGCTGGCCACGATCACCGGTCAAAAGGTGAATGTGACCCGCGCCAAGAAAGCCATCGCCGGCTTCAAGATCCGTCAGGGCATGCCGATCGGTGTGGCCGTCACCCTGCGTGGCGACCGCATGTATGCGTTCCTCGAGCGTCTGATCCATCTGGCTCTGCCGCGCATCCGCGATTTCCGCGGTGTGAGCGACAAGAGCTTTGACGGTCGGGGCAACTACACCCTTGGGGTGAAGGAGCAAATCATTTTCCCTGAGATCTCCTTCGACAAGATCGATGCCATCCGGGGCATGGACATCACCATCGTGACCACTGCCCGTAACGACGAAGAGGGCCGGGCCCTCCTCCGCGAGATGGGAATGCCGTTCCGCAGTAACTGA
- the rpsQ gene encoding 30S ribosomal protein S17: MATKERVGTVVSDKMDKTVVVAVENRFPHPIYQKTVSRTKRYKAHDEENTCKVGDRVRITETRPLSRTKRWAVAEVLNKSSAS; this comes from the coding sequence ATGGCAACCAAGGAAAGGGTCGGCACCGTCGTCAGCGACAAGATGGACAAGACCGTGGTGGTGGCGGTGGAAAACCGCTTCCCTCACCCCATCTATCAAAAGACGGTGAGCCGCACCAAGCGCTACAAGGCGCACGACGAGGAGAACACCTGCAAGGTGGGTGACCGCGTCCGCATCACCGAGACCCGTCCCCTCAGCCGCACCAAGCGCTGGGCCGTGGCCGAGGTGCTGAACAAAAGCAGCGCCAGCTGA
- the rplP gene encoding 50S ribosomal protein L16, which produces MLSPRRVKFRKQQRGRMRGVATRGNTIAFGEFALQAQECGWITSRQIEASRRAMTRYVKRGGKIWIRIFPDKPVTMRPAETRMGSGKGNPEFWVAVIKPGRILFEMGGADITPEIAKEAMRLAQYKLPVKTKFLTLADQDAAQAAEAATTVES; this is translated from the coding sequence ATGCTGAGTCCAAGACGCGTCAAATTCCGTAAGCAGCAGCGCGGCCGCATGCGCGGTGTCGCCACCCGTGGCAACACCATCGCCTTCGGTGAGTTCGCTCTGCAGGCCCAGGAGTGCGGGTGGATCACCTCCCGTCAGATTGAGGCCAGCCGCCGTGCCATGACCCGCTACGTGAAGCGGGGCGGAAAGATCTGGATCCGGATCTTCCCCGACAAGCCGGTGACCATGCGCCCCGCTGAAACCCGTATGGGTTCCGGTAAGGGCAACCCCGAGTTCTGGGTGGCCGTGATCAAGCCCGGTCGCATCCTGTTCGAGATGGGCGGTGCCGACATCACCCCCGAGATCGCCAAGGAAGCCATGCGCCTGGCGCAGTACAAGCTGCCCGTGAAGACCAAGTTCCTGACCCTCGCGGATCAGGACGCTGCCCAGGCTGCCGAAGCGGCCACCACCGTGGAGTCCTGA